In Rattus rattus isolate New Zealand chromosome 3, Rrattus_CSIRO_v1, whole genome shotgun sequence, one genomic interval encodes:
- the Slc27a3 gene encoding solute carrier family 27 member 3 — MAALLLLLPLLLLLPLLLKLDLWPQLRWLRADLAFTVRALRCKRALRARALAAAAADPESPEGGCSLAWRLAHLAREQPTRTFLIYGARCFSYAEAERESNRIARAFLRARGWTAGGRGSGRGSREEDARVAPAAGDAAAGGTTAPPLAPGATVALLLPAGPEFLWLWFGLAKAGLRTAFVPSALRRGPLLHCLRSCGASALVLATEFLESLEPDLPALRAMGLHLWATGPGTNLAGISNLLSEAATQVDEPVPGYLSAPQNIMDTCLYIFTSGTTGLPKAARVSHLKVLQCQGFYQLCGVHQEDVIYLALPLYHMSGSLLGIVGCLGIGATVVLKPKFSASQFWEDCQRHGVTVFQYIGELCRYLVNQPPSKAECGHKVRLAVGSGLRPDTWDRFVRRFGPLQILETYGATEGNVATFNYTGQQGAVGRASWLYKHIFPFSLIRYDVMTGEPIRNAQGHCMAASPGEPGLLVAPVSQESPFLGYAGAPELAQGKLLKDVFRPGDIFFNTGDLLVCDEQGFLRFHDRTGDTFRWKGENVATTEVAEVLEALDFLQEVNIYGVTVPGHEGRAGMAALALRPPQALDLVQLYTHVSENLPPYARPRFLRLQESLATTETFKQQKVRMANEGFDPSALSDPLYVLDQDKGAYLPLTPARYNALLSGDLRI, encoded by the exons ATGGCggccctcctgctgctgctgcccttaCTCTTGTTGCTTCCTCTGCTGCTCAAGTTAGACCTCTGGCCTCAGCTGCGCTGGCTTCGGGCAGACCTGGCCTTCACAGTTCGCGCCCTCCGCTGCAAAAGGGCCCTTCGAGCACGCGCGCTGGCCGCAGCGGCCGCGGACCCGGAGAGCCCTGAGGGCGGATGCAGCCTGGCCTGGCGTCTAGCGCACCTGGCCCGAGAGCAGCCGACACGCACCTTCCTCATCTACGGCGCACGGTGCTTCAGCTACGCGGAGGCGGAGCGCGAGAGCAACCGAATTGCTCGTGCTTTCTTGCGCGCACGGGGATGGACCGCGGGCGGCCGAGGCTCgggcaggggcagcagggagGAAGACGCTCGCGTGGCGCCTGCGGCTGGAGACGCCGCTGCTGGAGGGACGACCGCGCCCCCTCTGGCACCCGGGGCGACTGTGGCGCTGCTCCTCCCTGCTGGCCCGGAATTCCTATGGCTTTGGTTCGGACTGGCCAAAGCTGGCCTGCGCACGGCCTTCGTGCCCAGTGCTTTACGCCGAGGGCCCCTGCTGCACTGCCTCCGCAGCTGCGGTGCGAGCGCGCTCGTGCTAGCCACAG AGTTCCTGGAATCCCTGGAGCCGGACCTGCCGGCCTTGAGAGCCATGGGGCTCCACCTATGGGCAACGGGCCCTGGAACTAATCTTGCTGGAATCAGCAATTTGCTGTCGGAGGCAGCAACCCAAGTGGATGAGCCGGTGCCGGGGTACCTCTCTGCCCCCCAGAACATAATGGACACCTGCCTGTACATCTTCACCTCTGGCACTACTG GCCTGCCCAAGGCTGCTCGAGTCAGTCATCTGAAGGTCCTACAGTGCCAGGGATTCTACCAGCTTTGTGGAGTCCACCAGGAGGACGTGATCTACCTCGCACTCCCACTGTACCACATGTCTGGCTCCCTGCTGGGCATTGTGGGCTGCTTGGGCATCG GGGCCACTGTGGTGCTGAAACCCAAGTTCTCGGCTAGCCAGTTCTGGGAGGATTGCCAGAGGCACGGGGTGACGGTGTTCCAGTACATTGGGGAGCTGTGCCGATACCTGGTCAACCAACCCCCG AGCAAGGCAGAATGTGGCCATAAGGTCCGGttggcagtgggcagtgggctgCGCCCAGACACCTGGGATCGGTTTGTACGGCGCTTTGGACCCCTGCAGATACTGGAGACGTATGGCGCTACAGAGGGCAACGTGGCTACTTTCAACTACACGGGACAGCAGGGTGCGGTGGGGCGTGCTTCCTGGCTCTACAAG cacatcttccccttctccttgaTTCGATATGATGTCATGACAGGGGAACCTATTCGGAATGCCCAGGGGCATTGCATGGCCGCGTCTCCAG GTGAGCCAGGCTTGCTGGTGGCCCCAGTGAGCCAGGAGTCCCCTTTCCTGGGCTATGCTGGGGCTCCAGAGCTGGCCCAGGGGAAGCTGCTGAAGGATGTCTTCCGGcctggggacattttcttcaatACTGGGGACCTCTTAGTCTGTGATGAGCAAGGCTTTCTTCGCTTCCACGATCGTACTGGAGACACCTTCAG GTGGAAGGGAGAGAATGTGGCCACAACCGAAGTGGCTGAGGTCTTGGAGGCCCTGGACTTCCTTCAGGAAGTGAACATCTATGGAGTCACGGTACCAG GGCatgaaggcagggcaggaatggCGGCCTTGGCTCTGCGGCCCCCACAGGCTTTGGATCTTGTACAGCTCTACACCCATGTTTCCGAGAACTTGCCACCGTATGCCCGACCTCGATTCCTCAGGCTGCAG GAGTCTTTGGCCACTACTGAGACCTTCAAACAGCAGAAGGTTAGGATGGCAAACGAGGGctttgaccccagtgcactgtcCGACCCCCTCTATGTTCTGGACCAGGACAAAGGTGCCTACCTGCCCCTCACACCTGCCCGCTACAATGCCCTCCTGTCTGGAGACCTTCGAATCTGA